A window of the Streptomyces sp. Ag109_O5-10 genome harbors these coding sequences:
- a CDS encoding pyridoxamine 5'-phosphate oxidase family protein codes for MYANDGFRELDREECLRLLGAVPVGRIVHTRGALPAVLPVNFRLDRDGAVVLRTSEASELVRAVDGSIVAFEADEVDAVAQAGWSVVVTGRAAVVRDPGEHARLVLDGPRSWVPSPREVFVRILPELVTGRELTGGRTRYGLDPIP; via the coding sequence ATGTACGCCAACGACGGATTCCGTGAACTCGACCGGGAGGAGTGCCTGCGGCTGCTCGGCGCGGTGCCGGTCGGCCGCATCGTCCACACGCGCGGGGCGCTGCCGGCCGTGCTGCCCGTCAACTTCCGCCTGGACCGGGACGGGGCGGTGGTCCTGCGCACGTCGGAGGCCTCGGAGCTGGTGCGGGCCGTCGACGGTTCGATCGTCGCCTTCGAGGCCGACGAGGTCGACGCCGTCGCGCAGGCCGGCTGGAGCGTCGTCGTGACCGGCCGTGCGGCCGTGGTCAGGGACCCCGGCGAACACGCGAGGCTCGTCCTGGACGGCCCGCGGTCCTGGGTTCCGTCACCGCGGGAGGTCTTCGTCCGCATCTTGCCGGAACTCGTCACCGGAAGGGAACTGACCGGCGGCCGCACCCGGTACGGTCTGGACCCCATCCCGTGA
- a CDS encoding STAS domain-containing protein produces the protein MADNHTRSATYRTTRTDGGPTVVTLHGDLDLLAVPVLSVALDDLTSGAEPDLVLDLGPVSFIDCSGLGLLCRARNRVRYRVGRLRLVTPDDDFRSLLRRTGLGDAFELYPGLPEALAGGDASVPVA, from the coding sequence ATGGCCGACAACCACACGAGGTCCGCGACGTACCGCACGACCCGTACCGACGGGGGGCCCACCGTCGTGACCCTGCACGGCGACCTCGACCTGCTGGCGGTTCCGGTCCTCTCCGTGGCCCTGGACGACCTGACGTCCGGTGCGGAGCCCGATCTGGTGCTCGACCTGGGTCCCGTCTCGTTCATCGACTGCTCCGGCCTCGGCCTCCTGTGCCGGGCCCGCAACCGGGTCCGGTACCGCGTCGGCAGACTGCGCCTGGTCACGCCGGACGACGACTTCCGCAGCCTGCTGCGCCGCACGGGGCTGGGTGACGCGTTCGAGCTGTATCCCGGCCTCCCCGAGGCCCTCGCCGGCGGGGACGCCTCCGTCCCGGTCGCCTGA